A stretch of the Campylobacter sp. 19-13652 genome encodes the following:
- the panB gene encoding 3-methyl-2-oxobutanoate hydroxymethyltransferase, whose product MKKLSIRDILAKKGKEKIVAITAYDALFTKLFDENVDLILIGDSLNMSFNGKKDTLDIDINAMLYHTRAVCGAARHAYVVADLPFGSYYDERGAIKSSLKLIKQGGADAVKLEGGAKKAHLVRALSDEGISVVGHIGLMPQSVRFEGGYLVKGRDEKQAQGLLADALALQEAGAVTIVLEGVISSVASEITNAIKIPTIGIGSGADTDGQILVFSDMLGLFDEFVPKFVKRYMNGADLVRKTIKNYADEVRSGAFPSSEYEYKK is encoded by the coding sequence ATGAAAAAACTAAGCATTAGGGATATACTTGCTAAAAAGGGCAAAGAAAAAATAGTCGCCATTACTGCTTATGATGCACTTTTTACAAAGCTTTTTGATGAGAATGTGGATCTGATTTTAATCGGCGATAGCCTAAATATGAGCTTTAACGGCAAAAAAGACACGCTTGATATTGATATAAATGCGATGCTTTATCACACTCGTGCGGTTTGCGGTGCGGCTAGGCATGCCTATGTGGTAGCAGATCTGCCATTTGGTAGCTACTATGACGAGCGTGGAGCGATAAAAAGCTCGCTAAAGCTCATAAAACAAGGCGGTGCGGACGCCGTTAAGCTAGAAGGCGGGGCAAAAAAGGCTCATCTGGTGCGTGCTTTAAGCGATGAGGGCATTAGCGTGGTAGGGCATATCGGACTTATGCCCCAGTCTGTGCGCTTTGAGGGCGGATATTTGGTAAAAGGGCGAGACGAGAAGCAGGCGCAGGGCTTGCTAGCTGACGCTTTGGCACTGCAAGAAGCGGGAGCTGTGACGATAGTGCTAGAGGGCGTCATCTCAAGCGTAGCAAGCGAAATCACAAATGCCATAAAAATCCCCACAATAGGCATAGGCTCTGGTGCGGATACGGACGGGCAGATACTCGTATTTTCCGATATGCTAGGGCTTTTTGATGAGTTTGTGCCAAAATTTGTCAAACGCTATATGAATGGGGCAGACTTGGTGCGCAAAACGATAAAAAACTATGCCGATGAAGTAAGGAGCGGAGCTTTTCCATCAAGTGAGTATGAGTATAAAAAATAA
- a CDS encoding response regulator transcription factor — MKKILMIEDDAELAEILSEFLEAHDMSVTVAQDPYIGISTLNLNSFDLVILDLTLPGIDGLEVCKQIRARHNVPIMISSARHDITDKVNALENGADDYLPKPYDPEELLARIRSHLRRVGAQTQKDEHHKDIILNEHERNIYYKGVVLNLTAAEYDILRYLINKNGGVVSREELIYNCDSISEDSTSKSIDVMIGRIRVKLGENPKEPHYIHAVRGVGYRLSQ; from the coding sequence ATGAAAAAAATACTCATGATAGAAGACGATGCGGAGCTGGCTGAAATTTTAAGCGAGTTTTTAGAAGCTCATGATATGAGTGTAACAGTAGCGCAAGATCCATATATCGGTATTTCTACTCTAAATTTAAATAGCTTTGATCTTGTGATATTAGATCTTACTTTGCCTGGGATTGATGGGCTTGAGGTGTGCAAGCAAATAAGGGCAAGGCATAATGTGCCTATTATGATTTCAAGTGCAAGGCATGATATTACAGATAAGGTAAATGCGCTTGAAAATGGCGCAGATGATTATCTACCAAAGCCTTATGACCCAGAGGAGCTGCTAGCACGTATACGCTCGCACCTTAGGCGAGTAGGCGCGCAGACGCAAAAAGACGAACACCATAAAGATATAATCTTAAATGAACATGAAAGAAACATCTACTACAAGGGCGTGGTTTTAAATTTAACCGCAGCCGAATATGACATACTACGCTATCTTATAAATAAAAATGGTGGCGTAGTAAGCAGAGAGGAGCTAATCTATAACTGTGATAGTATAAGCGAGGATAGCACTAGCAAGAGCATAGACGTGATGATAGGGCGCATTAGGGTAAAGCTTGGCGAAAATCCAAAGGAGCCACATTACATACATGCAGTACGTGGTGTGGGATATAGGCTATCGCAGTGA
- the brnQ gene encoding branched-chain amino acid transport system II carrier protein: MNALSKRQFFTLSLTLFSLFFGAGNFIFPPVVGANSGENFFVGIMFFSLAAVALPVLGVAAVAKAGSLRELASRVDSVTGLIFCTAAYVALGPLLAIPRAGSMPFEIGLAPLLPAASDKQSLLLIYCAAYFVFNAYACLNQSRLLNLIGRYLTPVLLALIVLLFFFGFSSTHAHGLGSAKGGYATSAAATGFVDGYQTMDALAALIFASLIADVLRKMGVSKKGELASLSIRAGLFAGVVLAAVYVMLGLLGAMVRPSEDLNPAALLSFISTSSFGFGGQIVLGISFLLACFGTTVGLTSAVSEFFKGLFPRLSYSMWVCVFSVLGAIMASNGLDKILSISVPILVALYPVATTLILLSLIDELIDASALVYKFCVYVAGVIGLASGLRAAGVSLGVVDGWLDGLPFYESMLGWIVPVAVAFGASYVLHIILAKNVRY, from the coding sequence ATGAATGCTTTAAGTAAAAGGCAGTTTTTTACGCTTTCCCTTACGCTTTTTTCGCTCTTTTTTGGGGCTGGGAATTTTATATTTCCGCCCGTTGTGGGGGCAAATTCTGGTGAGAATTTTTTCGTTGGGATTATGTTTTTTTCTCTTGCGGCTGTGGCTTTGCCAGTGCTTGGCGTAGCAGCAGTAGCAAAAGCAGGTAGCCTAAGGGAGCTAGCTAGCCGCGTGGACAGCGTTACAGGGCTTATTTTTTGCACCGCAGCCTATGTCGCACTTGGTCCACTGCTTGCTATTCCTAGGGCTGGAAGTATGCCTTTTGAGATAGGGCTAGCTCCACTTTTACCAGCCGCTAGCGATAAACAGAGCCTACTTTTAATCTACTGCGCCGCTTATTTTGTTTTTAATGCTTATGCTTGCCTAAATCAAAGTAGGCTTTTAAATTTAATAGGCAGGTATCTAACCCCAGTCTTGCTTGCGCTTATAGTGCTGCTTTTTTTCTTTGGATTTAGCTCTACGCACGCTCACGGATTAGGTTCTGCTAAGGGCGGTTATGCCACTTCAGCGGCGGCTACTGGCTTTGTAGATGGGTATCAGACTATGGACGCGCTTGCTGCTTTGATTTTTGCCTCACTTATCGCTGATGTTCTGCGAAAAATGGGCGTAAGTAAAAAAGGCGAACTAGCTAGCCTTAGTATTAGGGCTGGGCTTTTTGCTGGGGTGGTGCTGGCTGCGGTTTACGTTATGCTTGGTCTTTTGGGGGCTATGGTGCGCCCTAGCGAGGATTTAAACCCAGCTGCGCTTTTAAGCTTTATTTCTACTTCTAGCTTTGGATTTGGTGGGCAGATTGTGCTTGGCATTAGCTTTTTACTGGCTTGCTTTGGTACTACTGTGGGGCTTACTAGCGCGGTTTCTGAGTTTTTTAAGGGGCTTTTTCCGCGCCTTAGCTACTCTATGTGGGTGTGTGTATTTAGCGTACTTGGTGCTATTATGGCGTCAAATGGGCTGGATAAAATTTTATCCATTTCTGTGCCTATTTTGGTTGCTCTTTATCCAGTGGCCACCACTCTCATACTGCTATCTTTAATAGACGAGCTAATAGATGCTAGTGCTTTGGTTTATAAATTTTGTGTGTACGTGGCTGGCGTGATAGGTCTAGCTAGCGGGCTACGTGCGGCTGGCGTTAGCCTTGGTGTAGTTGATGGCTGGCTTGATGGTTTGCCATTTTATGAGAGTATGCTAGGCTGGATAGTGCCTGTGGCGGTGGCCTTTGGGGCTAGCTATGTGCTGCATATTATTTTGGCTAAGAATGTGAGATACTAA
- the fumC gene encoding class II fumarate hydratase translates to MEFRIEKDTMGQMNVPNEKYWGAQTQRSFENFPIGTERMPSEVIAAFAYLKKACAIVNNELGRLDDDKTKAICEACDEILADKLEGNFPLVVWQTGSGTQSNMNINEVVANRASEIMGSDFRVKKLVHPNDDVNKGQSSNDTYPTAMRVAFVLEIQARLLPAITKLRTTLEAKADEFKEVIKIGRTHLQDATPLSLGQEISGWAHMLAKSEEQVKDSLKYLCELAIGGTAVGTGLNSHPDFSPMVSAVLNKITNVKAKFISHPNKFHGLTSHDGEVFASGALNALAANLMKIANDVRWLASGPRSGLGEIIIPENEPGSSIMPGKVNPTQCEAMTMVAVQVMANHVAVSMGASQGNFELNVFKPVIAYNLLQSIRLLSDTMNAFNDRCAVGIEPNLATIEAHLKNSLMLVTALNPYIGYENAAKIAKTAYKNGTTLREEAINLGLLSGEDFDKYVRAEDMIAPKK, encoded by the coding sequence ATGGAATTTCGTATAGAAAAAGACACTATGGGACAGATGAATGTGCCAAATGAAAAGTACTGGGGTGCACAAACGCAAAGAAGCTTTGAAAATTTCCCTATCGGCACTGAGCGTATGCCAAGCGAAGTAATCGCCGCTTTTGCCTATTTAAAAAAGGCATGCGCTATCGTAAATAACGAGCTAGGCAGGCTTGATGATGATAAAACTAAGGCTATTTGTGAGGCGTGCGATGAGATTTTGGCGGACAAACTTGAGGGTAATTTTCCGCTTGTAGTGTGGCAAACTGGCTCTGGCACGCAGTCAAATATGAATATAAACGAGGTCGTGGCAAATAGGGCTAGCGAGATAATGGGGAGTGATTTTCGCGTTAAAAAGCTGGTGCATCCAAACGATGATGTAAATAAAGGTCAAAGTAGTAACGACACCTATCCTACGGCTATGAGAGTGGCTTTTGTGCTTGAGATACAAGCGCGCCTGCTACCAGCCATTACAAAGCTTAGAACTACCTTAGAGGCAAAGGCTGATGAGTTTAAAGAGGTCATCAAAATAGGGCGCACCCACCTGCAAGACGCCACTCCGCTAAGCCTTGGGCAGGAGATAAGTGGCTGGGCGCACATGCTAGCTAAAAGCGAGGAGCAGGTAAAAGACAGCCTAAAATATCTCTGCGAGCTAGCCATAGGCGGCACGGCTGTGGGTACTGGGCTAAATAGCCATCCTGATTTTTCGCCTATGGTGAGTGCGGTGCTAAATAAAATTACTAATGTAAAGGCTAAATTTATAAGCCACCCAAATAAATTCCACGGTCTAACAAGCCACGATGGCGAGGTCTTTGCAAGTGGTGCGCTAAATGCACTGGCGGCAAATTTAATGAAAATAGCAAACGACGTTAGATGGCTTGCATCTGGGCCACGCAGTGGGCTAGGCGAGATAATAATCCCTGAAAACGAACCAGGCAGCTCCATAATGCCAGGCAAAGTAAATCCAACTCAGTGCGAGGCGATGACTATGGTTGCGGTGCAAGTAATGGCAAACCACGTCGCTGTAAGTATGGGCGCAAGTCAGGGCAACTTTGAGCTAAACGTCTTTAAGCCCGTGATTGCTTATAACCTACTTCAGTCAATCCGCCTGCTTTCAGATACCATGAACGCCTTTAACGACCGTTGCGCCGTGGGGATTGAGCCAAATCTAGCCACGATTGAGGCGCACCTTAAAAACTCGCTTATGCTTGTAACCGCTCTAAATCCGTACATAGGCTACGAAAACGCCGCAAAAATCGCAAAAACTGCCTACAAAAACGGCACAACTTTGCGTGAGGAGGCGATAAATTTAGGGCTTTTAAGTGGGGAGGATTTTGATAAATATGTCCGCGCTGAGGATATGATTGCGCCTAAAAAATAG
- a CDS encoding ArsS family sensor histidine kinase: MPRSSIFIAITFIFLLALTSIGLAFLWLMDYDRQNYTRELNNRYSNVARAHLFYMSGIIDKDQFARQIESINMPDVSSAELREKVLKDGEVIDEISADIGSSAIIEYKKRHYLKINHLDEMKLLADRDYQPYRYYVIKAIFAIVAIVLLSAYIFVIYKIKPLRRLKRQIDKFASGDLANIENVSAGNDEISEVSQAFYNAISEIKILNSSRQLFLRNIMHELKTPITKGLITAQMIPEGKHRQRLISLFHRLEGLINELAAVEQTTSNVGLGARAMCKVQDIVDEAIDMALVSREQVVVIIDDDAPIEVDFRLFSTAVKNMIDNGIKYSDNKKVKLIISTDEIAFFSKGEGLSGELGLYTQPFIKGENSKDSFGLGLYIVNSILKSHSLNLEYEYIQGVNVFKFKNLKSIRQNGA, translated from the coding sequence ATGCCACGCTCGTCTATTTTTATAGCCATTACCTTTATATTTTTACTAGCCCTTACTAGCATAGGGCTTGCGTTTTTGTGGCTTATGGACTATGATAGGCAAAATTACACAAGAGAGCTAAATAATAGATACTCAAACGTAGCGCGAGCCCATCTTTTTTATATGAGTGGGATTATAGATAAAGATCAGTTTGCAAGGCAAATTGAGAGTATAAATATGCCAGATGTAAGCAGTGCAGAACTTCGTGAAAAGGTGCTAAAAGATGGCGAGGTTATAGACGAAATAAGCGCTGACATAGGCTCAAGTGCCATAATAGAGTATAAAAAACGTCACTATCTCAAGATAAATCATCTTGATGAGATGAAGCTTTTAGCTGATAGGGATTATCAGCCATATAGGTACTATGTGATAAAGGCGATTTTTGCGATAGTTGCAATTGTGCTTTTAAGCGCTTATATTTTTGTTATTTATAAGATAAAGCCTCTTCGTAGACTAAAAAGGCAGATTGATAAATTTGCCAGTGGGGATTTGGCTAATATAGAAAACGTAAGCGCTGGGAATGATGAGATAAGCGAAGTTTCGCAAGCTTTTTACAATGCCATAAGTGAGATAAAAATTCTAAATAGCTCAAGGCAGCTTTTTTTAAGAAATATAATGCACGAGCTAAAAACACCCATCACAAAAGGGCTAATAACTGCTCAAATGATACCAGAGGGTAAGCATAGACAGAGGCTTATAAGCCTCTTTCATCGTCTTGAGGGGCTTATAAATGAGCTAGCCGCAGTCGAGCAGACTACCTCAAATGTGGGGCTTGGGGCTAGGGCTATGTGTAAAGTGCAGGATATAGTCGATGAGGCTATTGATATGGCTCTTGTTTCGCGAGAGCAAGTGGTGGTTATAATAGACGATGATGCGCCTATTGAGGTGGATTTTAGGCTATTTTCAACAGCTGTAAAAAATATGATAGATAATGGCATAAAATATAGCGATAATAAAAAAGTAAAGCTTATAATAAGTACTGATGAGATTGCCTTTTTTAGCAAAGGCGAGGGGCTTAGTGGCGAGCTAGGGCTTTATACCCAGCCTTTTATTAAAGGCGAAAACTCAAAAGATAGCTTTGGTCTTGGGCTTTATATAGTAAATTCTATCTTAAAATCACACAGCTTAAACCTAGAATACGAGTATATACAGGGCGTTAATGTTTTTAAATTTAAAAATCTAAAATCCATAAGACAAAACGGCGCGTGA
- a CDS encoding TRAP transporter permease translates to MQQTTENEEFVEVKTREINTPFYAYFVAAVCFAWSLFQLYIAYFPLNTTIARSIHLAFAIAIIFSIYPFSYHKAAHSKLPLYDIFLGVVGVICVLYPAYEFYALAERPGAYTHTDIVVACVAVLIVIEAGRRVIGPALGIICALFLVYDYFGRYMPDIIAHRGASVEKLAGHMFLTTEGIFGVPLGVSVSFIYLFVLFGSLLERAGAGQYFINLAFSLLGRFRGGPAKASVIASGLTGMVSGSSTANVVTVGTFTIPLMKKAGLGSVKAGAIEVAAGVNGQLMPPIMGAAAFIIAEFLGMSYTDVMTAAIIPAFACYISLFFIVHLEACKLGLKGVNSSEYQSRIRIFLSGIHYITPILVLLYTLLIAKESAIAAAFNAISFLFLIMIFQEPVKKLAAGQPVTRADVLVGFSDIFYSMIAAAKSMATIAAATALAGIIVGSISLTGLGAVLSDLVEYLAGDNILLILLLTALMSLILGVGLPTTANYIVVSSLVAPVILMLAGKNDLIVPAIAVHLFVFYFGILADDTPPVGIAAYAAAGIAKANPVTVGLQGFFYDLRTAILPFAFFFNNKLMLIESVGDPSDARSIIWMSDAFEIAFVFAMTIVGMFAFSSALQGYFVGRVNLIERLLLLLVVPFALVPNVLARYGIVPNEWVGYTIGAVLYGLLFAFSWVQNSRQKRIVSSKNAQGA, encoded by the coding sequence ATGCAGCAAACCACAGAAAATGAAGAATTTGTCGAGGTTAAAACAAGGGAGATAAATACCCCATTTTATGCGTATTTTGTTGCGGCTGTTTGCTTTGCTTGGTCTTTGTTTCAGCTTTATATAGCCTATTTTCCGCTTAATACAACTATCGCTCGCTCCATTCACCTGGCCTTTGCGATAGCTATAATTTTTAGCATTTATCCATTTAGTTATCATAAAGCAGCCCATAGCAAGCTTCCGCTTTATGATATATTTTTAGGTGTCGTGGGCGTGATTTGCGTGCTTTATCCTGCCTATGAGTTTTATGCGCTTGCAGAGCGTCCTGGGGCGTATACACACACAGATATTGTGGTGGCTTGCGTGGCGGTTTTAATCGTGATTGAAGCAGGACGCAGAGTGATTGGCCCTGCGCTTGGGATTATTTGTGCGCTATTTTTGGTGTATGATTATTTTGGTCGCTATATGCCAGATATCATTGCTCACAGGGGCGCTAGTGTTGAAAAGCTAGCAGGGCATATGTTTTTAACGACAGAGGGAATTTTTGGTGTACCGCTTGGCGTTAGCGTGAGCTTTATTTATCTTTTTGTGCTTTTTGGCTCACTTCTTGAGCGTGCTGGGGCTGGGCAGTATTTTATAAATTTAGCCTTTAGCCTGCTTGGGCGATTTCGCGGTGGTCCAGCAAAGGCTAGCGTCATAGCTAGCGGTCTAACTGGTATGGTAAGCGGCTCAAGCACCGCAAACGTCGTAACGGTGGGTACTTTTACGATACCGCTAATGAAAAAGGCTGGTCTTGGCAGCGTTAAGGCTGGAGCTATCGAGGTCGCTGCTGGGGTAAATGGGCAGCTCATGCCACCTATTATGGGCGCAGCTGCTTTTATCATTGCTGAGTTTTTGGGTATGAGCTACACAGACGTGATGACAGCGGCCATCATACCAGCCTTTGCCTGCTATATTTCGCTCTTTTTTATCGTGCATTTAGAAGCTTGCAAACTTGGCTTAAAGGGTGTAAACAGCAGCGAATATCAATCTAGGATAAGGATTTTCTTAAGCGGAATTCATTACATTACGCCTATTTTGGTGTTGCTTTATACCCTTTTAATAGCTAAAGAATCCGCTATTGCAGCAGCATTTAACGCTATTAGCTTTTTATTTTTGATTATGATTTTCCAAGAGCCAGTTAAAAAGCTAGCCGCAGGGCAGCCTGTTACTCGTGCAGATGTGCTTGTGGGTTTTAGCGATATATTTTACTCTATGATAGCCGCAGCAAAATCAATGGCGACGATAGCCGCAGCTACGGCACTAGCTGGCATAATCGTAGGCTCAATCAGCCTAACAGGACTTGGTGCGGTTCTTAGTGATTTGGTTGAATACCTAGCTGGGGATAATATCTTGCTTATTCTTTTATTAACTGCGCTTATGTCGCTTATTTTGGGTGTTGGGCTACCAACTACGGCAAATTATATTGTCGTATCAAGTCTAGTTGCACCTGTTATTTTAATGCTAGCTGGCAAAAATGACCTCATAGTCCCAGCCATAGCCGTGCATCTTTTTGTCTTTTATTTTGGAATTTTAGCTGATGACACGCCTCCAGTTGGCATAGCTGCATATGCCGCTGCTGGCATAGCAAAGGCAAATCCCGTAACTGTAGGCTTACAAGGCTTTTTTTATGATTTGCGTACCGCGATTTTGCCGTTTGCATTTTTCTTTAATAATAAACTCATGCTAATTGAAAGTGTAGGCGACCCAAGTGATGCTAGAAGTATAATATGGATGAGTGATGCTTTTGAGATAGCTTTTGTCTTTGCGATGACTATTGTAGGTATGTTTGCCTTTAGCTCGGCGCTTCAGGGCTATTTTGTAGGCAGGGTAAATTTAATTGAGAGGCTTTTATTGCTGCTTGTAGTGCCTTTTGCCCTGGTGCCAAATGTCCTAGCTAGATACGGCATTGTGCCAAATGAGTGGGTGGGCTATACGATAGGTGCGGTTTTATATGGACTGCTTTTTGCGTTTAGCTGGGTGCAAAACTCACGTCAAAAACGCATAGTGTCATCCAAAAATGCGCAAGGTGCATAG
- a CDS encoding sulfite exporter TauE/SafE family protein gives MEIALLSILGVFVGFASGFFGIGGGAIVVTVLLYFGYDVKEAIGISVVQMVLSSLFGSYLNYKRGLFKLNQSVYVGIGGLIGGAFSGVVIASVPAIALEVLLAIVLALGILKAGLKKGFNDIEIKLSKGALIVIGAAIGLVAISAGIGGGVLIGILFFGFFGYDIKKAVSMGLFFVVFASISGLISISLNVGVNWGAGVLLGIGALVGVFFGTKAQASVDRKLQKRINIAFNVIILSMLIKKIFLG, from the coding sequence ATGGAGATAGCGCTACTATCTATTTTAGGCGTATTTGTCGGATTTGCAAGCGGATTTTTCGGTATCGGAGGGGGCGCCATAGTAGTAACCGTGCTGCTTTATTTTGGCTATGACGTAAAAGAGGCAATAGGCATTAGCGTCGTGCAAATGGTGCTAAGCTCGCTTTTTGGCTCATATCTAAACTACAAAAGAGGGCTATTTAAGCTAAATCAAAGCGTTTATGTCGGCATAGGCGGACTAATAGGCGGAGCGTTTTCTGGAGTTGTTATCGCTTCGGTGCCAGCTATTGCGCTTGAGGTGCTACTGGCTATAGTCCTTGCACTCGGGATATTAAAAGCTGGACTTAAAAAGGGATTTAATGATATAGAAATAAAGCTATCAAAGGGCGCACTCATCGTAATTGGTGCAGCTATAGGCTTAGTCGCCATAAGTGCTGGGATAGGCGGCGGCGTGCTTATAGGCATACTATTTTTTGGCTTTTTCGGTTACGACATCAAAAAAGCCGTCTCAATGGGGCTATTTTTTGTTGTATTTGCCTCTATTAGCGGACTAATCAGCATTTCTCTTAATGTCGGAGTTAATTGGGGGGCTGGGGTACTGCTTGGGATTGGAGCGCTTGTTGGGGTGTTTTTTGGTACCAAAGCGCAAGCCTCAGTGGACAGAAAACTACAAAAACGCATAAATATAGCTTTTAACGTTATCATACTTTCAATGCTAATTAAAAAGATATTCTTGGGCTAG
- a CDS encoding penicillin-binding protein 1A, with amino-acid sequence MKILFNILIACAVVLVGVFAYYYNELRFEARSIVQDYHPKLATQILDRNGKLIANIFDEGGNRLYVKYDDIPGRVIEALVAIEDTSFFEHGGVNLEAIVRAGIKDVIAGKLVEGASTLTQQLVKNLVLTREKKFSRKLKEIMLSIKIESELSKEEIIERYLNEIYFGHGYYGIRTAAQGYFHKSLDELSLKEIAMLVGLPKAPSDYDPTRHKDASLGRANRVLERMYSLGWINDDEYKISTQQDPIVYNDTLTLNAAPYVVDEVLKEMVRRYGYEDIRTGGYIIRTSIDLEVQNMARESLRWGYNEILKRNTRANRELLNGAMVVTRPQTGEVLALVGGVDYEKSSYNRATMSQRQPGSAFKPFIYQIALDSGYSLVSQLDDVPVSYDSGDGKVYTPKNYSGGFSGKISLEDALVFSRNLPTVNMTNALGIENVASDLESFGFKNIPAVLSVSLGSFGISVIDLAKMYSMFANEGRIIVPNLIHSIEASNGSVIATSSPDIYEADLPEQSFLMISILQDVVKRGTGKAARVPGIEVAGKTGTSNNSVDAWFCGFTPDTEVIIWYGNDDNSPMRKVETGGRTAAPVFADFMKKYLARYPDIRREFIRPEGVYVGKYDGKEVFYTDLSRLPAQQKSVSDEIEQENNENGLIF; translated from the coding sequence ATGAAAATTTTATTTAACATTTTAATAGCTTGTGCGGTCGTGCTAGTTGGTGTGTTTGCCTATTACTATAATGAACTTCGCTTTGAGGCGCGCTCAATAGTGCAGGATTATCACCCAAAGCTGGCTACACAGATACTCGATAGAAATGGCAAGCTTATAGCAAATATCTTTGATGAGGGTGGCAATCGATTATATGTCAAATACGACGATATACCAGGGCGCGTCATAGAAGCTCTTGTAGCTATTGAGGATACTAGCTTTTTTGAGCATGGTGGTGTAAATTTAGAAGCCATTGTGCGTGCTGGCATAAAAGACGTCATAGCGGGTAAGCTAGTTGAAGGCGCTTCTACGCTAACGCAACAGCTTGTTAAAAACCTAGTCTTAACCCGTGAGAAAAAATTTAGCAGAAAACTAAAAGAAATAATGCTATCTATTAAAATAGAAAGCGAGCTAAGCAAAGAGGAGATTATAGAACGATACTTAAATGAAATTTATTTTGGACATGGATATTATGGTATTCGCACCGCTGCACAGGGATACTTTCACAAAAGCCTTGATGAGTTAAGCTTAAAAGAGATAGCTATGCTCGTGGGCTTACCAAAAGCTCCTAGTGATTACGATCCCACACGTCATAAAGATGCTAGTCTTGGACGCGCAAACCGTGTGCTAGAGCGTATGTATAGTCTTGGCTGGATAAATGATGATGAGTATAAAATCTCCACCCAGCAAGACCCGATTGTTTATAATGACACACTTACTTTAAATGCCGCTCCTTACGTGGTTGATGAGGTACTAAAGGAGATGGTGCGAAGATATGGCTATGAGGATATTAGAACAGGTGGATATATTATACGTACTAGCATTGATTTAGAGGTGCAAAATATGGCTCGCGAAAGCTTGCGCTGGGGATATAATGAAATTTTAAAGCGCAACACAAGAGCAAATCGTGAGCTATTAAATGGGGCTATGGTAGTTACTAGGCCTCAAACTGGCGAGGTTTTAGCGCTTGTTGGTGGAGTGGATTATGAAAAAAGTAGCTATAATCGCGCCACAATGTCTCAGCGTCAGCCAGGATCTGCTTTTAAGCCATTTATCTATCAAATAGCCCTTGATAGCGGATATTCTCTAGTTAGCCAGCTTGATGACGTGCCAGTAAGCTATGACTCAGGCGACGGCAAGGTCTACACTCCTAAAAATTATAGTGGCGGTTTTAGTGGTAAAATAAGTCTAGAGGACGCACTGGTATTTTCTAGAAATTTACCGACTGTAAATATGACAAACGCGCTTGGCATAGAAAATGTCGCAAGCGACCTTGAGAGTTTTGGGTTTAAAAATATCCCAGCTGTTTTGTCGGTATCTCTTGGAAGTTTTGGAATTTCCGTTATCGACCTAGCTAAGATGTATTCTATGTTTGCAAATGAAGGGCGTATAATAGTGCCAAATTTAATCCACTCCATAGAGGCTTCAAATGGCTCAGTCATAGCCACATCAAGCCCAGATATTTACGAGGCCGACCTGCCTGAGCAGTCATTTTTAATGATAAGTATTCTTCAAGATGTGGTAAAGCGCGGAACTGGAAAGGCAGCACGTGTACCTGGCATAGAAGTAGCAGGAAAGACTGGAACGAGTAATAATAGCGTAGATGCGTGGTTTTGCGGATTTACTCCCGATACAGAGGTTATTATATGGTACGGAAATGATGATAATAGCCCCATGAGAAAGGTAGAGACTGGTGGGCGTACCGCAGCCCCTGTTTTTGCTGATTTTATGAAAAAGTATCTAGCTCGCTATCCTGATATAAGGCGTGAGTTTATCCGTCCAGAGGGGGTTTACGTGGGTAAATATGACGGTAAAGAGGTATTTTACACAGATCTTTCTCGCCTTCCAGCTCAGCAAAAATCTGTAAGTGATGAGATAGAGCAGGAAAATAACGAAAATGGCTTGATATTTTAA
- a CDS encoding LysE family transporter encodes MLFTIALVHLLFAAIPGPDVLIMVRTGAACGFRAVVFAAAGIATGLILWVSLSVGLLASIAHTPLLKILMAVGGAYLIFIAFMLYKNGSSSINVSNENSGMSDFKAYMLGLSTNLANAKAIMYFAGIFSLAAARFEDSFMLWILGFVIVFESFLFFAFLGWVFALKRVRETFNRYRVYIDKFCAFLFVVFGLLIFYEIA; translated from the coding sequence ATGCTTTTTACTATCGCACTGGTTCATCTTTTATTTGCCGCTATTCCTGGCCCAGATGTGCTTATTATGGTGCGCACAGGGGCTGCTTGTGGATTTAGGGCAGTGGTATTTGCCGCTGCTGGCATAGCTACGGGTCTTATTCTTTGGGTTAGCTTAAGCGTTGGTTTACTAGCTAGCATAGCCCACACTCCTTTGCTTAAAATTTTAATGGCAGTAGGTGGAGCCTATCTTATTTTTATTGCTTTTATGCTTTATAAAAATGGTTCTAGCTCAATTAACGTTTCAAATGAAAATAGTGGTATGAGTGATTTTAAAGCATATATGCTAGGTCTTAGTACAAACCTAGCAAATGCAAAGGCTATTATGTATTTTGCTGGCATTTTTAGCCTAGCCGCGGCGAGATTTGAGGATAGCTTTATGCTATGGATTTTGGGGTTTGTGATAGTTTTTGAAAGTTTTTTATTTTTTGCTTTTCTTGGCTGGGTATTTGCTTTAAAGCGAGTTAGAGAGACTTTTAATCGCTATCGTGTATATATTGATAAATTTTGTGCATTTTTGTTTGTTGTCTTTGGATTGTTGATTTTTTATGAAATAGCTTAA